TGTGCTGCCCTACTTCGTCCGGTCCGAGGGCAACGACACCTTTGCCGGTCCGCAGCACGGCATCGAGGGTCCGCTGGGGGTTTCCAGCGGGGCGCCGCACCCGCTGACTCGGATCTTCGTCAAGGCGGCGCAGCAGGCCGGCCTGCCCTTCCGCGCCGACTTCAATGCCGGCGAGCAGGAAGGCGCCGGCTTCTACCAGACCACGACGCGCAACGGCAAACGCTCGAGCACCGCGGTCACCTATCTCAAGCCCGCGATCGGCCGCAGGAATCTGACGCTGCGCACCGACGCCACGGTCAGCCGCGTCGTCGTCGAGAACGGACGCGCCATTGGCGTCGAGATCGTCGCCAACGGTCGCACCGAGCTCATGCGCGCCGAGCGCGAGGTGATCGTCACCGCCGGCGCCATAGGCTCGCCGAAACTCCTGATGCTGTCCGGCATCGGCCCGGCCGCGCATCTCGGCCAGCATGGCATCAAGGTGGTGCATGACCTCGCCGGCGTCGGCCAGAACCTGCACGACCACATGGACGTCGACGTCGTCGCCGAACTCAACGGGCCGCACAGCATCGACCGCTACAAGAAGAAGCGCTGGCAGGCCATTGCCGGTCTCGAATACGCGCTGTTCGGCAAGGGACCGGTGGCTTCCAACATCGTCGAGGCCGGCGGTTTCTGGTGGGGTGACCGCTCCGAGAAGACGCCGGACATCCAGTTCCATTTCCTGCCCGGCGCCGGCGTCGAGGAAGGCATCGGCTCGGTCCCCGGCGGCAATGGCTGCACGCTGAATTCTTACCATGTGCGGCCGCGTTCGCGCGGCAGCGTCACGCTGCGCTCGGCGGATTTGCGCGATGCGCCGGTCATCGATCCCAATCCCTTTGCCGAGCGCTACGACCTCGAGCGCGCCATCGACGGCATCGAGATCAGCCGCGAGATTCTCTCTCAGCCGGCCTTCGCCAAATACATCAGCCGCGAGTATCTGCCTGGAGCGGCCACGCAAGGACGCGCGGCGCTCGAAGCCTTTGCCCGTGAGCATGGGCGCAGCGCCTACCATCCGGTCGGCACCTGCCGCATGGGCGGCGATGCCGAGAGCGTCGTCGATCCCGAGCTTCGTGTGCGCGGTCTTGCCGGCCTGCGCGTCTGCGACAGCTCTGTGATACCGCGCATCGTCTCTTCCAACACCAACGCAGCGGTGATCATGATCGCCGAGAAGGCGGCGGATATGACCATCGGCAAGACACCAGCGGCATAGCTCACTCGTCCTCGAACATCTCGCGTGGCGGAAAATCCGCGCGGCTGTAGTCGACGACGATGAACTTGCCGCCCTGGTAGCGCTCGACCACCGGGTTGTCGGTCACGTTGCCGCGCACACGCTCGGCCTGGCCGTCGGAACTGTCCTGCGGCGTCCAGCCGAGCTTAAGCCTTGCATCCTTTCGCCAGAAGCCGCGGCTATTGTTGGACTGGCCCCAGATGACCGAGCAATCGACGCGCTCCGCCGCAGCACAGCGCTCGATCAGGCGCACGAAGTCGTCATGCGAGATCCAGGTCGAGAGGATCCGCTCGTCGGGCACTTCCGGCAGCACGGAACCGATTCGGATCAGCACGCTTTCGACGGCATGCTTGTCGAAATAGAGCCGCGCCAGCATCTCGCCATAGGCTTTCGAAAGGCCGTAGTAGCCGTCGGGCCGCAAGAGGCAATCCTGGTCGAGGATCTGCGTGCGTTCGTAGAGGCCGACCGCATGAACGGAGGACGGAAACACGACGCGCGCTTTCTCCCGGCGCGCCACTTCGTAGACATGATAGGCGCCCCGGAAATTCGGGCCGAGCACGGTCTCGAAGGATTGCTCGGTGGAGATGCCGCCGAAATGCAGGATCAGCCCACAGCCCTTGGCCAGTTCGTTCACCGCCTTCTGGTCCTCGAGATCGGCTGTCCTGAAACTCGCTCTGTCCGGCAGCGGGATCGGCAAGGGCGCGATATCGGTTAGCCGCAAGGTCCAGCCCATGGCTGCCAATCTCGTTGAAAGCAGCCGCCCGATCGTGCCGGAAGCTCCGGTCAACAACACAGGTTTGGTAGGAACCATCAGCCCCTCCCCTTTCTTGGCCGCCGCCCGGGTGTTAGTTCGCGCCAGCTAAGGCGAGCAAAGATCGCCTGCGGCACGACCGGTGCAAATATCATCATATCACCAGACAAATTATGGCTTGCCTACAAACGCGGTTCGGTTATTGCTTTAAGACGATGAGACGTTCCTTTGGCCTTCCCCCGCAGATCAGTCGCACGGCCCAGGTTGCCGACTGGTTTGCGCGAGAAATACGTGCCGGTCACTTGACCAGCGGCGAAAAACTGCCGACGGAGCAGGAGCTTATCGCGCAATTCGGCGTCAGCCGCACGGTAATCCGGGAAGCCATGGCCTCGCTGCGCTCGGAAGGGCTTGTTGTCAGCCGCCAGGGGGCGGGCGTGTTCGTCGCGGATCATCAGGCCGCCACCACCTTCCGCATCATCTCCGACGAGCTCACCTCGCTGACCGAAGTCCAGAACGTGCTGCAGCTTCGGCTTGCGGTGGAGCAGGAAGCCGCCGGCATCGCCGCCGAGAAACGCAGTGACGACGACCTTGCCCGCATGCGCAACTGCCTCGATGCTATCGACGCTTCGATCGCGGCCGGCGAGAGCGCCATCGAGCCGGATTTCGCCTTCCACCGGGCGATCGCATCCGCAACCGGCAACCCCTATTTCGAACGCTTCATGCATTTCCTCGGACCCGTCATCATTCCGCGCCAGCTGATGCGCCCGCGCGACGAAACGCCTGAGCAGCGGCGGCTGTATCTGGAGCAGGTCCAGACGGAGCACCGCCGCATCTACCAGGCGATCGAGCGGCAGAATGTCGAAGCCGCCCGCTTCACCTTGCGCGAGCATCTGGAAGCTGGCCGCGAGCGCTATCGCCGCATGGTCGACGGTCCGGCAAGGCGGTAACACAGGATCCATGGGACCTAAGCCATCTCGGCCACCGGCATCTTGCAGACCTGCATAAGGGCGGCGAGCTGGCGTTCCTCATCCGCTGTCAGGTCGAGCAGCGGCGAGCGGACCGGTCCGCAGTCGATGCCGGCAATGCGCGCGCCCGCCTTGACGATCGACACGGCATAACCGGCGCGCCGGTTGCGGATGGCGAGATAGGGCAGAAAGAACGAGCGGATGAGATCGTCGACCTCGGCCTTGTGGCCTGCCCGCAAGGCGTTGAAGAAACGCAGCGCGACCTCGGGCGCGAAATTGTAGATGGCCGAGGAATAGGTTGTCATGCCGATCGCCGCCGCCGCGCTGGCATGGACCTCGGCCGTCGGCATGCCGCCGATAAAGACCAGCCGGTCGCCCATGCGATAGCGCGTGGCGGTGAGCAGCTCGATGTCGCCGAAGCCGTCCTTGAAGCCGATCAAGTTAGGGCAATCCTGCGCCACGCGCTCGAGCGTCTCGGGCGTCAGAATGGCATTGTCGCGGTTGTAGGCGATCACGCCGATGCCGACCGCGCGGCAGATGGCGGTGAGATGGCGGCGCAGGCCCTCCTGCTCGGACTTGACCAGATAAGGCGGCAGCACCAGCAGGCCATCGGCGCCATTGGCCTCGGCCGCCTTGGCGAACTCCACCGCCATATGCGTGCCATAGCCGACGCCGGCGAGCAGCGGCAGGGTCTTGGGCACTGCGTGCGAGGCCGAGCGCACGACGCGTTTGTACTCCTCGAGCGTCAGCGAAAAGAACTCGCCGGTGCCGCCGGCGGCAAAAAGCCCGCTCGCTCCGGCGGCGCCCTGAGCGGCGACATGGGCGCGATAGCCGTCTTCGTTGAAGGCGCCGTTCCGGTCGAAGAACGTCAGCGGAAAGGACAGCAGTCCGCGGCCAAGGGATTTCATCAGTTCGGTCGGAGAGAAGGTCAAAGGGTGTGCTCCATGCAAGGGCCGGCGGATGGGTGTCGAGCCGGCTGGGATTGTTCTGGCGGTGACTATCGCGGCTTCATGCGGGGCCGGGCCGCACTTGCGCCGCGGCGGCGTCGATCGCCTTGCGGCCGAGGCCCGACTTGACGATACGGATCAACTCCTCCTCGCTGGTATCGGCTGTCGAGGCGTCGAGCGCGATCTCGCCCGAATGCAGGAAGTTGATGCGGTCGCAGACCTCGAAAATCTGGTTGTAGTTGTGCACGATCAGGATCACCGAGACCTGGCGCTGCTGGCGCAGGTTCTGGATGAGACCCAGCACATGCGCGCTCTCGCGCACGCCGAGCGCGGCCAGCGGCTCGTCGAGAACCAGGATTTTGGGCGACGAATAGATCGAGCGGGCCACCGCGATGCACTGGCGCTGGCCGCCGGACAGAAGGTCGACGGTGCTGTTGACCGAGGGGATCGAGATGCCCAGCGTGTCGAGATAGAGCCGCGCCTGCTCGCGCATCTTCCTGTTGTCGAGCAGGTTCAGTCCGAGTACGCGCTTGTGGTACTCGCGTCCCAGGAACATGTTGTGGAAGACGCTGAGGTCACCGATCAGCGCCAGGTCCTGATAGACGGTCTCGATGCCATGCGCGCGGGCGTCGCGTGGCGAGGCGAAACGCATCTCCTTGCCTTGTGAGACGATCGTGCCGGTATCGGGCTGGTGGAAGCCGGACAGGATCTTGATCAGGGTCGACTTGCCGGCGCCGTTGTCGCCGACCAGGGACAGCACTTCGCCCTGGCGCAGCCTGATCGAGACGTCGACCAGCGCGGTGACGGCGCCAAAACTCTTGGAGATGTTGGTCATCTCCAGCACGACAGGCGCATCGGGCGCCAGCGGCGGAATAGTTTGCGTGTTCATACGCGCCTCCGCGTGCGCAGGCGGTCGACCTGGATAGAGAGGATCATGGCGGCGATGATTGCCGCGCCGAGATAGATGTCGGAGACGGTCGCCTGGGCGCCGATCATGACCAGCCCGTTGTTGAGCGAGGCGACAACGAAGGCGCCGATCAGCGCGCCGATCACGGTGCCCGAGCCGCCCAGCAGCGACGTGCCGCCGATGACCGCCGCCGCGATCGCCTGCAACGTCAGGAAGGGACTGCCGGCCTGCGGGTCGGCCGAGGTGAATTGCGCCGTGTTGATGATGCCGGCAAAGGCGGCGCAGCCGCCGGCGATCATGAAATTATAGATCTTCATGCGGTCGGTGCGCACGCCGATCTCGCGCGCGCCGATGATGTTGCTTCCGGTCGCAATCGTGTGCAGGCCGAAGGTGGTGCGATTGAGCACCAGGGCCAGCACCAGCACGACCAGCACCGCCCACAGGAAGGGTGTGAAAGCGGTGACGCCGTGCCAGGACAAAAGCGCATCCGTCGGCTGGTAGAGGCTCTGGCCGAAGATCGCGTTGAAAGGCTGCTCGACCGGCGCCACGATCGGCTGGCTGTTGTAGATCGACACCACGATGCCTTGCAGGAAGAACAGTGTTCCGACGGTGGTGATCAGGGACGGCACCTTGAAGCGCACTGTGACGATGCCGTTGATGGCACCGACGAGGATGCCGATCAGCACACCGATCACCGCACCGACGGCCAAAGGCACCCCGTAGGTCACCGACAGCAGCGCCATGATGTAGGGCGCGATGGAGAAGATGGCGCTGAGCGACAGGTC
This region of Mesorhizobium sp. M2A.F.Ca.ET.046.03.2.1 genomic DNA includes:
- a CDS encoding GMC family oxidoreductase N-terminal domain-containing protein, translating into MADYIIVGGGSAGCVLAARLSEDPDLSVVLLEAGPPDTDRYIHMPVGFFKMTSGPLIWGYDTAPGKEIDGRVMVYPQARVLGGGSSINAQVFTRGCPQDYDDWATDFGCAGWSYADVLPYFVRSEGNDTFAGPQHGIEGPLGVSSGAPHPLTRIFVKAAQQAGLPFRADFNAGEQEGAGFYQTTTRNGKRSSTAVTYLKPAIGRRNLTLRTDATVSRVVVENGRAIGVEIVANGRTELMRAEREVIVTAGAIGSPKLLMLSGIGPAAHLGQHGIKVVHDLAGVGQNLHDHMDVDVVAELNGPHSIDRYKKKRWQAIAGLEYALFGKGPVASNIVEAGGFWWGDRSEKTPDIQFHFLPGAGVEEGIGSVPGGNGCTLNSYHVRPRSRGSVTLRSADLRDAPVIDPNPFAERYDLERAIDGIEISREILSQPAFAKYISREYLPGAATQGRAALEAFAREHGRSAYHPVGTCRMGGDAESVVDPELRVRGLAGLRVCDSSVIPRIVSSNTNAAVIMIAEKAADMTIGKTPAA
- a CDS encoding NAD(P)-dependent oxidoreductase gives rise to the protein MVPTKPVLLTGASGTIGRLLSTRLAAMGWTLRLTDIAPLPIPLPDRASFRTADLEDQKAVNELAKGCGLILHFGGISTEQSFETVLGPNFRGAYHVYEVARREKARVVFPSSVHAVGLYERTQILDQDCLLRPDGYYGLSKAYGEMLARLYFDKHAVESVLIRIGSVLPEVPDERILSTWISHDDFVRLIERCAAAERVDCSVIWGQSNNSRGFWRKDARLKLGWTPQDSSDGQAERVRGNVTDNPVVERYQGGKFIVVDYSRADFPPREMFEDE
- a CDS encoding FadR/GntR family transcriptional regulator codes for the protein MRRSFGLPPQISRTAQVADWFAREIRAGHLTSGEKLPTEQELIAQFGVSRTVIREAMASLRSEGLVVSRQGAGVFVADHQAATTFRIISDELTSLTEVQNVLQLRLAVEQEAAGIAAEKRSDDDLARMRNCLDAIDASIAAGESAIEPDFAFHRAIASATGNPYFERFMHFLGPVIIPRQLMRPRDETPEQRRLYLEQVQTEHRRIYQAIERQNVEAARFTLREHLEAGRERYRRMVDGPARR
- the kdgD gene encoding 5-dehydro-4-deoxyglucarate dehydratase, with the protein product MTFSPTELMKSLGRGLLSFPLTFFDRNGAFNEDGYRAHVAAQGAAGASGLFAAGGTGEFFSLTLEEYKRVVRSASHAVPKTLPLLAGVGYGTHMAVEFAKAAEANGADGLLVLPPYLVKSEQEGLRRHLTAICRAVGIGVIAYNRDNAILTPETLERVAQDCPNLIGFKDGFGDIELLTATRYRMGDRLVFIGGMPTAEVHASAAAAIGMTTYSSAIYNFAPEVALRFFNALRAGHKAEVDDLIRSFFLPYLAIRNRRAGYAVSIVKAGARIAGIDCGPVRSPLLDLTADEERQLAALMQVCKMPVAEMA
- a CDS encoding ATP-binding cassette domain-containing protein — its product is MNTQTIPPLAPDAPVVLEMTNISKSFGAVTALVDVSIRLRQGEVLSLVGDNGAGKSTLIKILSGFHQPDTGTIVSQGKEMRFASPRDARAHGIETVYQDLALIGDLSVFHNMFLGREYHKRVLGLNLLDNRKMREQARLYLDTLGISIPSVNSTVDLLSGGQRQCIAVARSIYSSPKILVLDEPLAALGVRESAHVLGLIQNLRQQRQVSVILIVHNYNQIFEVCDRINFLHSGEIALDASTADTSEEELIRIVKSGLGRKAIDAAAAQVRPGPA
- a CDS encoding ABC transporter permease; its protein translation is MPPTAIQPAKKNAVGVKVPRTMREQLLILLSRYREASIAVVAIVLVIYFQLGSDGGFLSPSFMSVVLRDTGRLGLIATAEVMLMITGEIDLSLSAIFSIAPYIMALLSVTYGVPLAVGAVIGVLIGILVGAINGIVTVRFKVPSLITTVGTLFFLQGIVVSIYNSQPIVAPVEQPFNAIFGQSLYQPTDALLSWHGVTAFTPFLWAVLVVLVLALVLNRTTFGLHTIATGSNIIGAREIGVRTDRMKIYNFMIAGGCAAFAGIINTAQFTSADPQAGSPFLTLQAIAAAVIGGTSLLGGSGTVIGALIGAFVVASLNNGLVMIGAQATVSDIYLGAAIIAAMILSIQVDRLRTRRRV